One region of Wyeomyia smithii strain HCP4-BCI-WySm-NY-G18 chromosome 3, ASM2978416v1, whole genome shotgun sequence genomic DNA includes:
- the LOC129731056 gene encoding ubiquitin carboxyl-terminal hydrolase 20, whose protein sequence is MARCGSNKCPHLENVVQLSLLELCKLKKGEPCTECEANGPNLWICLQKNCLHIGCSEQYNDHSTTHFQTYRSHCIHMNLSSQRIWCYLCEFEVFLAQHQQHHQQIRRTSMVSNDSSDTSRYSANNEKLLMYGDRFAGGGGGESCDSSCEEDEFERHGKWNGLVGLQNIANTCYMNAAIQALSNSPPLTGFFLDCGSILETDLLGNQTVSKPGLAKHYHKLIKDMWCKNRRYIVPSGILYGIRIVHPMFRGYQQHDTQEFLRCFMDQLHEELKEIAQPPPELLPLQGGRTARGIANNQSPCSSPSPSQSEAEYETCDSGVSEQSSLSDEVSVNSKRTRRLSRSPSPNAGQRNMSSNSRQQSPIGSNRSTSSSTGSMTSPHTQHQPGNPGDQQQPKAAKDKLPERSIISDIFDGKLLSSVQCLTCDRISTREETFQDLSLPIPGKDHLAVLHQNHSGMPTTTHAAPVVSSGSAGNASGNSSNGITCSDAVYPVTGDSWIWWIWNWPIWSWVRSWFWGPAVSLHDCMAAFFSADELKGDNMYSCEKCNKLRNGVKFSRVLALPEMLCVHLKRFRHDLSYSSKISSPVHFPLHGLDMRPYLHKDCKSDVTSYDLCAVICHHGTVGGGHYTSFAKHDPTGKWFEFDDQLVTQVNPDDVQNCEAYVLFYRKNNAKMTTIRAQASDLINVQEHASDIRFYISRNWLHRFNTFAEPGPIDNWTLLCPHGAFPPNKAPFFSKLVVPIPQALWDFLYQKFGGGPVCNHIFPCHTCKKAAESLSRRQRAELEAFTTCNDEYQYNENPTPIYAISMAWFRQWQLFARGVTTDEPGPVDNKSIAVPTETSIPLRSVRQGSDYAQINSTLWHFFHGIYGGGPEIVLRGQPVPPPEAKPTKCVKERDSEPMDIGEPLQPPLKPSTTSNGARDVTSEAPAEVPPKNINQTVSQKPQKSVSFEDNESYMDNGTGHNESLRSVQMKRKQIKQQQKEQQQSKEPKRTETEGVDGLVTFLRRKQLKHQQQITQDPSNEKHHSDTLDIRGKKDKRHRTGMKASGLFGAEGKYQPANSDNFSSNISRLETSNESSNTQANCSYLSSAVTASVAFSKSADDGHTGYHHNSANNTSESNCSMTIPSRSVDEIMPLLTHASISQAPVAEDEDGERDDSDGDGEASIASKERSQHAHHRKGHHGNKNGGHHSTESSMMSFGRKKIKSKYLKSKQTKAAGTVDSTDHYAITVVNGTQTSDSEK, encoded by the exons ATGGCTCGCTGTGGAAGTAACAAGTGCCCCCACCTGGAAAACGTCGTACAATTATCGTTACTGGAGTTGTGTAAATTGAAAAAG GGCGAGCCATGCACTGAATGTGAGGCAAACGGTCCGAACTTATGGATATGTCTGCAGAAAAACTGTTTACACATTGGTTGCTCGGAACAGTATAATGATCATAGCACAACTCATTTTCAAACTTACCGGTCTCATTGCATTCATATGAACTTATCTTCACAACGGATTTGGTGCTACCTGTGTGAATTTGAAGTTTTCCTTGCGCAACATCAACAGCACCACCAGCAAATTCGAAGAACTTCTATGGTTAGCAATGATTCCAGTGATACGAGCCGCTATTCCGCTAATAATGAAAAACTTTTGATGTATGGTGACCGCTTTGCTGGTGGAGGTGGAGGAGAGTCCTGCGATAGTAGCTGCGAGGAGGATGAATTTGAGCGGCATGGCAAATGGAACGGTCTTGTTGGACTACAGAATATTGCCAACACATGCTACATGAATGCTGCAATCCAGGCACTTAGTAACAGCCCTCCGTTAACGGGGTTCTTTTTAGATTGTGGTTCAATATTGGAAACCGATTTGCTTGGGAATCAGACAGTCTCCAAACCGGGGTTAGCCAAGCACTATCATAAGTTAATCAAAGATATGTGGTGCAAAAATCGTCGATACATTGTTCCCAGTGGCATTTTATATGGCATACGCATTGTTCATCCTATGTTTAGAGGTTACCAGCAGCATGACACACAAGAGTTTCTTCGTTGCTTCATGGATCAGCTGCACGAAGAACTGAAAGAAATTGCTCAGCCACCACCAGAACTGCTCCCCCTGCAAGGAGGCCGGACGGCCAGAGGTATTGCTAATAATCAGTCGCCCTGTTCTTCTCCTTCACCATCGCAATCAGAAGCGGAATATGAAACTTGTGATAGTGGAGTTTCTGAACAGTCCAGTCTGTCGGATGAAGTGTCAGTTAACAGTAAACGTACTAGAAGGCTCTCTCGCTCGCCTAGTCCTAACGCAGGCCAAAGAAATATGTCGTCTAATAGCAGACAGCAATCACCAATTGGAAGCAATCGAAGTACTTCTAGTAGCACTGGGAGTATGACTTCTCCGCATACACAGCATCAACCAGGAAACCCTGGCGATCAACAACAGCCAAAGGCCGCAAAAGATAAGCTACCGGAAAGGTCGATCATTAGTGATATCTTCGATGGAAAACTTCTGTCCTCGGTTCAGTGCTTAACATGTGATCGAATTTCAACGCGTGAAGAAACATTCCAAGATTTGTCACTGCCAATTCCAGGTAAAGATCATTTAGCCGTCTTGCATCAAAATCATTCCGGAATGCCAACTACGACACATGCTGCGCCCGTTGTTAGCAGTGGCAGTGCAGGAAATGCAAGCGGCAACAGTAGCAATGGAATAACATGCTCGGATGCCGTCTACCCAGTTACCGGAGACAGTTGGATTTGGTGGATATGGAACTGGCCGATTTGGAGCTGGGTTCGTTCGTGGTTTTGGGGACCAGCAGTGAGCCTTCACGATTGTATGGCAGCCTTCTTTAGTGCCGATGAGCTGAAGGGAGATAATATGTACAGCTGTGAGAAATGCAACAAGTTGCGAAATGGAGTGAAGTTCTCTCGTGTCCTAGCACTGCCGGAGATGTTATGCGTTCATTTGAAGCGCTTTCGTCACGACTTGTCGTATAGCTCGAAAATTTCCAGTCCGGTTCATTTCCCATTGCATGGGTTAGACATGCGTCCATATTTACATAAAGATTGCAAATCGGATGTAACTTCATATGACCTTTGCGCCGTCATCTGCCATCACGGAACAGTGGGTGGAGGACACTACACAAGTTTTGCGAAGCATGATCCCACTGGAAAGTGGTTTGAATTCGATGATCAACTCGTCACGCAAGTTAATCCTGATGATGTTCAAAACTGTGAAGCATATGTACTCTTCTACCgtaaaaacaatgcaaaaatgACTACCATCAGGGCTCAGGCGAGTGATTTGATAAATGTACAGGAACACGCTTCCGATATTCGATTCTATATATCTCGTAACTGGTTGCATCG GTTCAACACTTTCGCTGAGCCAGGTCCCATTGATAATTGGACGCTGCTGTGTCCACATGGGGCATTCCCACCAAACAAAGCACCATTCTTTTCGAAATTAGTAGTACCCATTCCTCAAGCGCTGTGGGATTTTCTGTATCAAAAGTTTGGTGGTGGTCCAGTCTGCAACCATATTTTTCCCTGCCATACATGCAAAAAAGCAGCAGAATCTTTATCTAGAAGACAACGTGCTGAACTAGAAGCATTTACCACATGCAATGATGAGTACCAG TACAACGAAAACCCAACACCAATTTACGCTATCTCGATGGCATGGTTTAGACAGTGGCAGTTATTTGCTCGTGGTGTAACTACAGATGAGCCAGGACCTGTTGATAATAAGTCGATTGCCGTCCCAACAGAAACCAGCATTCCCTTACGCAGTGTACGACAAGGTTCAGATTATGCTCAGATAAATTCAACGCTATGGCATTTTTTTCATGGTATTTATGGTGGTGGTCCAGAAATTGTACTTCGAGGACAGCCAGTACCGCCACCGGAAGCAAAACCTACGAAATGTGTTAAA GAACGTGATTCAGAACCAATGGATATTGGTGAACCACTTCAACCGCCATTAAAACCGTCTACGACAAGCAATGGGGCGCGGGATGTTACATCTGAGGCACCTGCCGAAGTGCCACCAAAAAACATCAATCAAACCGTTTCACAAAAACCCCAAAAGAGTGTATCTTTCGAAGATAATGAGAGCTATATGGATAATGGCACTGGTCACAATGAATCATTACGGTCAGTTCAAATGAAACGAAAGCAaattaaacaacaacaaaaggaACAACAACAATCCAAAGAGCCAAAAAGAACGGAAACTGAGGGTGTCGATGGACTAGTTACGTTCTTACGACGCAAGCAGCTCAAGCACCAACAGCAGATAACGCAGGATCCCAGCAACGAAAAGCATCATAGCGATACGCTGGATATAAGAGGAAAAAAGGATAAGCGCCATCGTACTGGAATGAAAGCAAGTGGTCTGTTTGGAGCTGAAG GCAAATACCAACCTGCCAACTCAGATAACTTCTCCAGCAACATTTCTCGATTAGAAACGAGCAATGAATCATCAAACACCCAAGCAAACTGCAGTTACCTTAGCTCTGCAGTGACGGCTTCAGTCGCATTTTCAAAGTCTGCGGACGACGGCCACACCGGCTACCACCACAACAGTGCCAATAATACTAGCGAATCCAATTGCAGTATGACCATTCCTTCCAGATCGGTAGACGAAATTATGCCACTCCTCACGCATGCCTCTATTAGCCAAGCTCCGGTAGCCGAAGATGAAGACGGCGAACGAGATGATAGCGATGGTGATGGTGAGGCCAGTATCGCGTCTAAGGAACGGTCGCAGCATGCTCACCATCGCAAGGGCCACCATGGTAATAAGAATGGAGGCCATCATTCTACCGAGAGCAGCATGATGTCCTTTGGTAGGAAAAAGATTAAATCTAAATACCTGAAGAGTAAGCAGACCAAAGCGGCCGGGACGGTCGACAGCACCGACCATTATGCTATCACCGTGGTTAACGGAACACAAACCAGTGATAGTGAGAAATGA
- the LOC129726714 gene encoding influenza virus NS1A-binding protein-like isoform X2 translates to MRPRIESSIGDDAMESCGYLKFNDESMKSNFLQSLSTMRRHRLFCDVIILVGSTEIHAHRNVLACVSPHLMELFSSDVGNLSGTAAEGKTPCYRLNGHITTPGLKYLVEYAYTGSLEVPNDMIRDVYLAAWQLKIDNVVKECARHMVGELEPESCIETRSLPGIARNNNFVHEVDDYIAKNFAEVSQQPSFLQLSCILIEVLYQTKQEMSVVSEASLCRLVLDWIRRRMTEDGISVSNLLERSHMLYLALDNSLQDCSDLPPGQESESDLVQDYKRLAQKCPNGKKHRKGLKTPGRPRVLVYNRDIGERVEQSAQDCDWSLIGSSKVANHTFVSLVTLNGSLSRLSIQLRLNIPTTPSPINTPDTVSTSVSNEEDLSETQKPELFCEVATMSGPKCGLGVAELEGKLLVCGGYDRAECLKSVESYCPDTNSWTQECNMGEARGRVQIAVINGTVYAVGGCNGTTELDSVECLSKIDNKWKKVCKLPLARSNAGVCALNDKIFCIGGWNGQSGIRQCDVLKPADNKWFSIAPLNTGRYQAGVASYKGNMWVAGGSDAWNCLGSVEMYNPENDQWSFAPSLLTPRRGCGLAEFNGKLYAVGGSDGTHSLNTTECYDEGNKCWVAGPNLTSPRSNVSVAVVQNRLYAIGGFSGKTFLNTIEYLDASSNEWTTFVPQTNQNIDSLLQASLHTNGLSIRAGSASTSSSPDMMNAQNGESDHLFKPIKTVAVNAFGFETSNNKASSMDKEVRDILEETENSAKNLAASNGKDDDSHEVATNGTNHSHDTSIKLQKMLTNNGEKISNSNGCS, encoded by the exons ATGATGCCATGGAGAGCTGCGGCTATCTTAAGTTCAACGACGAGAGCATGAAGTCGAACTTCCTGCAAAGTCTAAGCACTATGCGTCGCCATCGGCTATTCTGCGATGTGATCATTTTG GTCGGCAGCACGGAAATTCACGCCCACCGTAACGTTCTGGCCTGTGTATCGCCTCACCTGATGGAACTGTTCAGTTCGGATGTG GGTAATCTAAGTGGTACCGCAGCCGAGGGAAAAACACCCTGTTACCGACTGAACGGGCACATCACCACTCCGGGCCTGAAGTATCTGGTTGAGTACGCTTATACCGGCTCGCTGGAAGTGCCCAACGATATG ATACGCGATGTGTATCTGGCTGCTTGGCAGCTTAAGATTGACAACGTGGTCAAGGAATGTGCTCGCCATATGGTGGGAGAACTGGAACCGGAAAGTTGCATTGAGACGCGCTCCTTACCGGGAATCGCACGGAATAACAACTTCGTTCATGAGGTTGACGACTACATAGCGAAAAACTTTGCCGAGGTTTCGCAACAGCCAAGCTTTCTGCAGCTTTCGTGCATTTTGATCGAGGTTCTTTACCAAACCAAACAAGAGATGTCAGTGGTTTCGGAAGCTTCGCTCTGTAGATTAGTTCTCGATTGGATTCGGCGTCGAATGACAGAAGATGGGATTTCG GTTTCCAACTTGCTGGAAAGATCACATATGCTGTATTTGGCATTGGATAACTCTTTACAAGATTGTTCAGATCTTCCGCCTGGCCAAGAGTCGGAAAGCGATCTGGTGCAAGACTACAAACGATTGGCACAAAAGTGTCCAAACGGTAAAAAGCACCGAAAAGGACTTAAAACTCCCGGTCGACCCAGAGTTCTCGTTTACAACCGAGACATCGGTGAACGAGTAGAGCAGAGTGCTCAAGACTGCGATTGGAGTCTGATTGGTAGTTCAAAGGTGGCCAATCACACATTCGTTTCGCTGGTTACATTGAACGGAAGTCTTTCGCGGTTGTCGATTCAGCTGCGGCTCAATATACCGACAACACCCTCTCCCATCAATACTCCGGACACAGTGAGCACTAGCGTAAGTAATGAAGAGGATCTCAGTGAAACACAAAAACCGGAGCTGTTTTGTGAAGTGGCTACCATGTCCGGACCAAAATGTGGTTTGGGTGTTGCCGAGTTGGAAGGCAAATTGCTGGTTTGTGGTGGATACGATCGGGCGGAATGTTTGAAATCGGTGGAATCTTACTGTCCGGATACCAATAGCTGGACACAGGAATGCAACATGGGCGAAGCACGTGGACGAGTGCAAATAGCTGTGATCAATGGAACCGTTTATGCTGTCGGTGGATGTAACG GAACTACTGAATTAGATTCTGTTGAGTGTCTATCAAAAATCGACAACAAGTGGAAAAAAGTTTGCAAGCTACCACTCGCTCGCAGTAACGCTGGCGTGTGTGCTCTGAATGACAAGATTTTCTGTATTGGTGGCTGGAATGGTCAAAGTGGCATTCGTCAGTGCGATGTGCTCAAACCAGCAGATAATAAGTGGTTCTCGATTGCTCCGTTGAACACCGGTCGATATCAGGCTGGTGTGGCATCTTACAAAGGAAACATGTGGGTAGCTGGTGGAAGCGATGCATGGAACTGTCTAGGGTCAGTGGAAATGTACAACCCGGAAAACGATCAGTGGAGTTTTGCTCCATCGCTGCTTACCCCGAG GCGCGGCTGTGGATTGGCTGAGTTCAATGGTAAGCTTTATGCCGTCGGTGGTAGCGATGGGACACACTCTCTTAACACAACCGAATGTTACGACGAAGGTAACAAATGCTGGGTGGCAGGACCAAATTTGACTTCACCTCGGTCCAACGTGTCAGTTGCTGTCGTACAAAATCGACTATACGCGATCGGTGGTTTTTCGGGAAAGACATTCCTGAACACGATAGAGTACTTGGACGCCAGCTCAAATGAGTGGACTACATTTGTACCGCAAACAAATCAGAACATTGACAGTTTACTGCAAGCTTCCCTCCACACCAACGGTCTTAGCATCCGAGCTGGATCTGCATCTACCTCGTCTTCGCCGGACATGATGAATGCACAGAACGGCGAAAGCGATCACTTATTCAAGCCGATCAAAACGGTTGCAGTTAACGCTTTCGGCTTTGAAACATCCAACAATAAGGCATCCTCGATGGATAAGGAGGTAAGGGATATTTTGGAAGAAACTGAAAATTCCGCAAAAAACCTGGCCGCTTCAAATGGGAAAGATGATGATTCACATGAAGTGGCAACAAATGGTACAAACCACTCTCACGATACCAGTATTAAACTGCAGAAAATGCTTACGAACAACGGTGAGAAAATTTCGAACTCTAATGGCTGTAGCTAA
- the LOC129726714 gene encoding influenza virus NS1A-binding protein-like isoform X1 has protein sequence MTRKNGYNITYESDDAMESCGYLKFNDESMKSNFLQSLSTMRRHRLFCDVIILVGSTEIHAHRNVLACVSPHLMELFSSDVGNLSGTAAEGKTPCYRLNGHITTPGLKYLVEYAYTGSLEVPNDMIRDVYLAAWQLKIDNVVKECARHMVGELEPESCIETRSLPGIARNNNFVHEVDDYIAKNFAEVSQQPSFLQLSCILIEVLYQTKQEMSVVSEASLCRLVLDWIRRRMTEDGISVSNLLERSHMLYLALDNSLQDCSDLPPGQESESDLVQDYKRLAQKCPNGKKHRKGLKTPGRPRVLVYNRDIGERVEQSAQDCDWSLIGSSKVANHTFVSLVTLNGSLSRLSIQLRLNIPTTPSPINTPDTVSTSVSNEEDLSETQKPELFCEVATMSGPKCGLGVAELEGKLLVCGGYDRAECLKSVESYCPDTNSWTQECNMGEARGRVQIAVINGTVYAVGGCNGTTELDSVECLSKIDNKWKKVCKLPLARSNAGVCALNDKIFCIGGWNGQSGIRQCDVLKPADNKWFSIAPLNTGRYQAGVASYKGNMWVAGGSDAWNCLGSVEMYNPENDQWSFAPSLLTPRRGCGLAEFNGKLYAVGGSDGTHSLNTTECYDEGNKCWVAGPNLTSPRSNVSVAVVQNRLYAIGGFSGKTFLNTIEYLDASSNEWTTFVPQTNQNIDSLLQASLHTNGLSIRAGSASTSSSPDMMNAQNGESDHLFKPIKTVAVNAFGFETSNNKASSMDKEVRDILEETENSAKNLAASNGKDDDSHEVATNGTNHSHDTSIKLQKMLTNNGEKISNSNGCS, from the exons ATGATGCCATGGAGAGCTGCGGCTATCTTAAGTTCAACGACGAGAGCATGAAGTCGAACTTCCTGCAAAGTCTAAGCACTATGCGTCGCCATCGGCTATTCTGCGATGTGATCATTTTG GTCGGCAGCACGGAAATTCACGCCCACCGTAACGTTCTGGCCTGTGTATCGCCTCACCTGATGGAACTGTTCAGTTCGGATGTG GGTAATCTAAGTGGTACCGCAGCCGAGGGAAAAACACCCTGTTACCGACTGAACGGGCACATCACCACTCCGGGCCTGAAGTATCTGGTTGAGTACGCTTATACCGGCTCGCTGGAAGTGCCCAACGATATG ATACGCGATGTGTATCTGGCTGCTTGGCAGCTTAAGATTGACAACGTGGTCAAGGAATGTGCTCGCCATATGGTGGGAGAACTGGAACCGGAAAGTTGCATTGAGACGCGCTCCTTACCGGGAATCGCACGGAATAACAACTTCGTTCATGAGGTTGACGACTACATAGCGAAAAACTTTGCCGAGGTTTCGCAACAGCCAAGCTTTCTGCAGCTTTCGTGCATTTTGATCGAGGTTCTTTACCAAACCAAACAAGAGATGTCAGTGGTTTCGGAAGCTTCGCTCTGTAGATTAGTTCTCGATTGGATTCGGCGTCGAATGACAGAAGATGGGATTTCG GTTTCCAACTTGCTGGAAAGATCACATATGCTGTATTTGGCATTGGATAACTCTTTACAAGATTGTTCAGATCTTCCGCCTGGCCAAGAGTCGGAAAGCGATCTGGTGCAAGACTACAAACGATTGGCACAAAAGTGTCCAAACGGTAAAAAGCACCGAAAAGGACTTAAAACTCCCGGTCGACCCAGAGTTCTCGTTTACAACCGAGACATCGGTGAACGAGTAGAGCAGAGTGCTCAAGACTGCGATTGGAGTCTGATTGGTAGTTCAAAGGTGGCCAATCACACATTCGTTTCGCTGGTTACATTGAACGGAAGTCTTTCGCGGTTGTCGATTCAGCTGCGGCTCAATATACCGACAACACCCTCTCCCATCAATACTCCGGACACAGTGAGCACTAGCGTAAGTAATGAAGAGGATCTCAGTGAAACACAAAAACCGGAGCTGTTTTGTGAAGTGGCTACCATGTCCGGACCAAAATGTGGTTTGGGTGTTGCCGAGTTGGAAGGCAAATTGCTGGTTTGTGGTGGATACGATCGGGCGGAATGTTTGAAATCGGTGGAATCTTACTGTCCGGATACCAATAGCTGGACACAGGAATGCAACATGGGCGAAGCACGTGGACGAGTGCAAATAGCTGTGATCAATGGAACCGTTTATGCTGTCGGTGGATGTAACG GAACTACTGAATTAGATTCTGTTGAGTGTCTATCAAAAATCGACAACAAGTGGAAAAAAGTTTGCAAGCTACCACTCGCTCGCAGTAACGCTGGCGTGTGTGCTCTGAATGACAAGATTTTCTGTATTGGTGGCTGGAATGGTCAAAGTGGCATTCGTCAGTGCGATGTGCTCAAACCAGCAGATAATAAGTGGTTCTCGATTGCTCCGTTGAACACCGGTCGATATCAGGCTGGTGTGGCATCTTACAAAGGAAACATGTGGGTAGCTGGTGGAAGCGATGCATGGAACTGTCTAGGGTCAGTGGAAATGTACAACCCGGAAAACGATCAGTGGAGTTTTGCTCCATCGCTGCTTACCCCGAG GCGCGGCTGTGGATTGGCTGAGTTCAATGGTAAGCTTTATGCCGTCGGTGGTAGCGATGGGACACACTCTCTTAACACAACCGAATGTTACGACGAAGGTAACAAATGCTGGGTGGCAGGACCAAATTTGACTTCACCTCGGTCCAACGTGTCAGTTGCTGTCGTACAAAATCGACTATACGCGATCGGTGGTTTTTCGGGAAAGACATTCCTGAACACGATAGAGTACTTGGACGCCAGCTCAAATGAGTGGACTACATTTGTACCGCAAACAAATCAGAACATTGACAGTTTACTGCAAGCTTCCCTCCACACCAACGGTCTTAGCATCCGAGCTGGATCTGCATCTACCTCGTCTTCGCCGGACATGATGAATGCACAGAACGGCGAAAGCGATCACTTATTCAAGCCGATCAAAACGGTTGCAGTTAACGCTTTCGGCTTTGAAACATCCAACAATAAGGCATCCTCGATGGATAAGGAGGTAAGGGATATTTTGGAAGAAACTGAAAATTCCGCAAAAAACCTGGCCGCTTCAAATGGGAAAGATGATGATTCACATGAAGTGGCAACAAATGGTACAAACCACTCTCACGATACCAGTATTAAACTGCAGAAAATGCTTACGAACAACGGTGAGAAAATTTCGAACTCTAATGGCTGTAGCTAA